TTTTTATGTAAACATAACCAGTCACCTATATACAAGAATGAATGGATCAGTCCATATTTTAATACGTATATACAGATCAGTATTATTAGTCCAAAAGGAAGAAGAACGAATATGGATTAGTCCATAATTTGGAAGTCCAAATATGAAGCAATGAATATGAATTAAACTatgttaaaaaaaatatagttaGTGCACCTCGAACTTGAGAGAGTACATATAAAAGCAAGGGTCCCTACCAATTGATCTAACTTAAATTGTATAGAACTAGAAATAGTTTAGACCGCGCATTGCGACGGTtgcatttggatatacgttgtttgctaCATGCTTGTAGTATCAAACGATATTTATGTACAAAATCCCTACATATATTTACTacttattatatacatacataataatgTTGTACAATAATAATGTTGTACATTTGAGAATTTAAAAAACACTATATTTAAAGAAAGCACGTTATTTTTAAAAGTAACGTTCTTTTTACTGATTCTTtatctctctctcttttttttttttttttttatttctatcaAGATTAAATAATGATATCATAATGCGTTATATTGTTTTGTTTATCTCTCTCAAAGGAAAACAAATATACATAATAGCTCGTGCGTTACGTTGGAATATTTTAATGTCTTTTATAAAATTAATGTTGAGCAAGAAATGAGAAAAAAAATTgtgaacaaaaaaataaaaaataaaaaagaggGTAGGAGGACTTGAACTCAAGTTTTCTACCTTACAAACTTATAAACGTACCACTTGCACTAATTATTTACTTGATATAATTAGTTGAATTTGTTTgctatatactccgtatataataaTTTATCCAAAATATTTTTTAGAAAAAAAACCTCTGTTTCAAAAATAATTAGTTGCGTTTTGTTCgaaaaattatttcgagttaaacggtgatGATGGAGAAACCTAACTCATAGCGACAAAACATATAAATTCCGTAAAAAAATTGGGTGAGttttatttagttattattatactaAATGGAAGCCCCCATATATTAACCATCATACAACTTTTATCCTTAAAGGATACAATTATTATCTTTTATTTATATCGCACTTGACTCAAATTCTTCCTAGGTAAAACTACAATGATCAAGGCATAATATGACCAAATATTTTGTgtcaattagtatatatatatatatatatatatatatatatatatatatatatatatatatatatatatatatatatatatatatatatatatatatatatatatataataagaagTTCACATGTACAATATATAATGATTTTTGAGTGGGGTCACATGCCCCCACAAACTTGTACATGGCTCCGAGAACTCGACAACAATTTGAAACCTAGAACTCCCCGAGTTCTCGACCGAGTTGGCCGATTTTTGGAACACCGATGATAACATAAAATAACTCAAAACTAATGAAACAGTGTTAAATACTAATGAAAAAGGACTAACAATAATGTTTAGGGCTtagaagttagggtttgagtttatgGTTTAGATGTGGCTTTAATTTTAGCGCTTAACGCGAACGGTTTTGTTTTTAGGGTTTAGGGATCTAAACTCTAGACACAGTAAACACGATACTCTaaattctaaatcgggctaaattcagAAAAGAAACATCGTATCCGGTTATTAGTAATCCTACATCAAATACATGATAACTGGCTCTGCAAAAAAGGAAACTCGATAATAAGTGAATTTTTTTCCCTTCAAAAAACTAATTTTAGAATCTAAACAATAAATACTACCCTCTAAAATTTGAACTCTAAACTTTAAACCTCGAATTTGGTGAAATTAAAAAAACCTCTCTTTTTGGGCATATTTTCCCTCTTTGTTTTCGTTGCCATTGCCCATTGCCCTTAACCTGTCGGTCGGCCCGGGCTCCGAAACAGTTACCTTGCTTACTAGCTCTTACCATTTCCGCTATCCACTTATCCCTAGATTAGTGCTTAGATAAACTTACGTGGATAGTCTATGTTGTTTGTACCATATTTCACGGATGgtcaaactatcattttttttatctacATAGTCCTTGTAGTTTATACTCATTTCACAGATAGTCCAAATCGCTAACGTCGTTAGTTGATCTGTTAAAATCGCTTTCTTTCTTTTTTACATTTAGATCTAAATATCTTCATTTTCTTTTCATCAAACTATCTATCCGTGACATATTGTACTATCCGCGTAATTTTGTCTAGGGCTTATCCCTTGATCTCTTCCATGTATGTTTGATTATATGTTCAAATTGAAGAGAGGCCAAATTAATTCCATCTCGATCCATCAATTTACAAGTTTGTGTTCTactgtttattttttattttttttatttgtttcgtATCACTAATTGTCAGAATTGTTTTCTTGCAGTCTAATCCGAGGAACGCTATAGGCATATTAACAATGGGTACTTTAGAAAAAACAGCAACGCTTGAAACTACTAGTGATTTTGATGAAATCCGGACTCACCTTCGATGTTAGCTTCCTACTCTTGTTTTTTTAATGTTGTATCTTTGTAGGGTATGATCATTATTTTATTCAGTTTCGCCTTGTTTCTCAGGTATTCGGGCATTACGTGGTGGTGAGTTGGATTTTTTTGAGGTGTTCAATTCATGCGCGGATAAACTAGATCATTATCCAAGTAACCCAAAAAGGTTCCTTTTCTTTACTGGAGGGTATGTATGTACTTTTTGGTTTATGCTTAAATGTTTCACTTTTCTACTTTTATCTACACTACACTACACTACACTACACTAGTGTGTAACTATGTATGTTATGTTTGCTCTTGCGTGACAGTCCTATAGATTTCGAAATGGGCGAAGCGCACTGGTATGGGAACAAGTTCAAAGAGCAGGGTGTCGCTAATGATGTTGTCAATTTTTTTCTTGACGAACGATTCGCTAATTGTAAGATGGATCTTGATGCATTTGTTGCttgtactgataataataataacagcctCATTAAACACGTTCCAGCTGATTCTCGTACACGAGTTCGTGACATCATATCCAGGTTTTTATCACTATATATTTCttttgcttatatatatatatatatatatatatatatatatatatatatatatatatatatatatatatatatatatatatatatatatatatatatatatatatatggtacgatcaaggggaagtaaccaatcggggggaagcaaatttttttttttttttttttcgttttttgaaaaaactttgttcacgaacattatagattggatgaaaatatgaacatttaataaagacactttgtgataaatgtttttattttggcgggaaaacgctcgaagaagtaatatataacaattatcgtgtttttcgaacgtatgttgaggttttagatattagggtttagatattagggtttatagggtttagatactaGGGTTtagaggtttagggtttagatttaggatttagattgagtttttaacacgaacggtttagagcttagggtttagggtttggtgtttgggtttatggaataaacccaaaacaccaaaccctaaactctaaatcgggctaaattttatttcacaaaacatgaagaaaaaaaacgttcacattctttacgaacaatattatcttgaatgttatttttgtcgatcgttttcccgcttaaataataacactcatcacgaagtgtcttttctaaatgttcatatttttgtgtgatcttgataccggaaaaaaaaatttcaaaaaaaaacgaaatttttttttttgcttccccccgcttcccccccgattggttacttccccattgatcctgcccctatatacatatacatatacatatacatatacatatacatatacatatacagggaAGCACTTTTTTTTGGGAGGAagtgggggaagtaattttttttttcaaacattaagatcacatgaaaatatgaacatttaaaaaagacactttatgatgaatgttattattttggcgggaaaacgctcgaagaaataacattgatcacaaagtgtcttttttaaatgtccatatatatatatacgcacatatatatatatatatatatatatatatatatatatatatatatacatatatatatatacatatatatatataatatacacacACACGactatttattatcattatacatCTTTGTTATCCATCTGATTCATATTAACATCCACTTCTCTTTTTTCTCTCATGAAATCATCTACGACTATTTATTACGGTAATGACGAATATAGACGATAAATGAATCACAACTATGACCTGATTGCTCCACATAGTCGATTATttcagttgaaactcaaacgctctCAAGAGAGATCATCTTTCAACTTCCGTTTGACATCAATCTTTCATGGTGTATCTTTTAAGTGTTCACAactgaattaaacttgttttggtaTTAGTGCTAAGCAACTTTTTGGGATAAGTAAATTTATTTTTTAAATTacatcaaaattagggtttaaagtTTAGGTTTTAAGATTTTGGGGGTTATTATTTATTGTTTAGATTCAAATAAAGtagttaaaaaaaatattattgtttagatgatagggtttagatttaggcttTAAATTTAGCAAATTTAGCGTTTAAGACGAATGGTTTAAGGGTTAGAGATCTAAACCCCAAatattaaaccttaaactctaaatcgggctgaaGTTAGAAAATAAAAACCTCATATTTAGTTATCCTACATCAAATGTATGATaattgatttttttatttttttttttaaaaaaaactactTTTTTAGAATCTAAACAATAAATTCCAACCTCGGAAATCCTAAACCCCAAACTCCGAACCTTGAATTGGGCTAAATTTGATGTAAATCAAAAAAATAAATATACTTATCTACAAAAATGTGCTTATCTCACAcacgcgcgcgcgcacacacacacagagagagagagagagagagagagagagagagagaggatcaatggggaagtaaccaatcggggggaagcaatttttttttcttcgtttttttgaatttttttttccccggcatcaagatcaacgaaaatatgaacatttagaagagacacttcgtgatgaatgttattatttaggcgggaaaacgatcgacaaaaataacattcaagataatattgttcgtgaagaatatgaacgttttttttccatgttttgtgaagtaaaatttagcccggtttagagtttagggtttggtgtttggtgttttgggtttattccataaacccaaaacaccaaaccttaaaccctaaactctaaaccgttcgtgttaaaaactcaatctaaatcctaaatctaaaccctaaatcttaaaccctaaaccctaaatttctaaaccctaatatctaaaccctaatatctaaaccccaatagctaaaacctcaacatacgctcgaaaaaacacgataattgttatatattacttcttcgagcgttttcccgccagaataaaaacatttatcacaaagtgtctttattaaatgttcatattttcatccaatctataatgttcgtgaacaaagttttttcaaaaaacgaaaaaaataaaattagttttgcttctccccgcttccccccgattggttacttccccattgatcctggccctatatatatatatatgtacatgggataaatatatgtatatacatatgtatatgtgtatatatatcatatatatgtatgtatacatgtatgtatgtatgtatgtatatatgtacatatatgtatatgtatatgtatactatTATGCGTGCAGTTTGGTTGAAAggaaaaaagggaataatgaagccGAAGAATTATTAAGCTGAAGAATGAAGCTACTAAACGTGAGGCATATTTGAAGTACAGGTTTAAATCATAGTGTTCGAGTTCACAAGAATTGGGACCTTATGGTACATTTGTCGGAGTTTATTATACGCGTCGAGTTCAGACGTTCACGGTTTATCAACAATAACCTCATTATCAACGATAACCTCTTTCAAGTTTTCAAGAGTAGGTCACCTGAACCTTGAAAAGTTCTCTTTTTACATTTATTACATGTTACATGTAACTGGATATGGTGTTCTTTCTTTAAATACCAAAATAGCTGTGAATTAAGGCGTTAAGAAGTGTTGAATCATTTTATATGTAAATGGTAACTTGTTACAAGAATTGTAATTTGTAATTCTGGCTAACCATTTGGTTGTGAATTTGACTGATTCGAGGCTTAAAATGCTCTTATCTTTTGAGTGATATTAGTGAGAATTTTAGCTATTATGTTATCACTTGGCCTAAGAAAATTTGAATGTCTGATTACGTCCAGGTAAAACTCTTTGATCCACCCACTTTCCAATTTTTCTATTACTTATTTTTCACTTTTTGGACCCATGCTCACTTGTCCTCACGTTTTTTATGAAACCCCCAATTATGAGTTTCTAAATAAACAGACACTCTCTTTACTTTCTTTAGTTCACATGATAGTTTTTTTTCTTGCCATTACTAATTTTTAAGTGAGCTCTTGATTCATTATGCTTGCAGTTACTAATTCGAAGTAAGGGTGGTTGAACCGTTTACCGAATACCGAATCGAAATCAAATCGAAAAAAATCAAATTGACTTTGAAAATTGATTTTTCGATCGAGCAAAACCGATTTCGGTTCAGTTTTGGTTTAATTGAAAACCAAATTTAGTTTGAAAATTTTGAATATCTTAATGTTATAAATATTAATTGTATAATGTACAAGATATGAGTTGAGTATATATATTTACTTTCCAAGCAGTGGCGAAAACAGGAATTTTTTTCACccggggcgaaattttttttaaagcGAATCAACTTTTTTtggtaaaatatggaggtttttgagaaaaatatggtgatttttgagcaaaatgtggaggtttttaggcaaaatatgaaggttttggggcaaaatacggaggttttggggcaaaatacggaggttttggggcaaaaaaaaaaattccaccgggggcaaagtcgaaaaactcaaaatttttacactaaaaattgcaaatcgacTGGGGGTATCTGCCCCCCCTTGCCCCATGCTATTTCCGCCACTGTTTCCAAGTCAAATTAATACAGCtcgaatttaaaattttattttagtctttaattttaattatattttttctaATTTGTTTCACTCCATATCTCTATCTTTGTAATTATAAACATTTCGATTTCGATTTTCCTTcaagtcaatatatgtatctttaaTATTATCTTTCACTCCATATCTTTAACTACGAAGTCAAGTTTTTTTTGCAATATTATGGATTTCAACCTCCCGTTATTTGATGATTTCGATTGTAACTTGTCTGGTTTATTATCATTAATTCAACATTACTTGTGATATTTTTTTTGATTTCTGAACAGCCTGAAAAATACTTTATAAATTCGTATTATTCGAACAATTCGATATTTGAATTGTCCCTTACAAA
The window above is part of the Rutidosis leptorrhynchoides isolate AG116_Rl617_1_P2 chromosome 1, CSIRO_AGI_Rlap_v1, whole genome shotgun sequence genome. Proteins encoded here:
- the LOC139885788 gene encoding 26S proteasome non-ATPase regulatory subunit 4 homolog; translation: MGTLEKTATLETTSDFDEIRTHLRCIRALRGGELDFFEVFNSCADKLDHYPSNPKRFLFFTGGPIDFEMGEAHWYGNKFKEQGVANDVVNFFLDERFANCKMDLDAFVACTDNNNNSLIKHVPADSRTRVRDIISSLVERKKGNNEAEELLS